ATGGCAGACATGGAAACGCTGCAGGACTCAGTGAGGTCTGTGAACCAGACGATGAGCAGTCAGAGGAGAACGGGTGGGCAGGAGTCAGTGCTTGATCTACAAAACCGGAACATTTGGGACAACCTGGTCTTGTCTGGACTTGAATGGGTGTCGGAGGACTCTGAGGTGTCTGTGAGGGAATGTCCCCCTGAatcagagaggaaagaaaacacagattatGGCCCCATTTGTGCAACGATGCAAGTCAAAACGCAtcacttttgtgttttcgtCTCAGGAAAGTTTCACACTTGGGAACCTTTTAAAAACATCTTAATAGcaatgaaatgtccaaaagTATAGTTTTCATATATGTTGAACAGTAAATTATACAGtggctgctgtttatttttgtaatgaaatcataCACAAGGACTCATGTGATCAGGacagttgtgtgtttcctgaaaCCATTTCCCAATAGTTGGGCCGGTCATGTTTTGGCTGCTCCAGACTGCACACCTGCCAGTGAACCGTAGAGAAAGATGAAGACGTCTCAGTTTCCCCGCATGCCTTCCCAGACAGATGACTGTACCTACACTGAAACCATAACAATCCTGTTAATCCCGAAACATAACTTTCTTGTgactctcctttttttccctcttaaacGTTCCTCTCTTTGCTTTCTGTCAGTGTGAATCAGATAGCATCTCACCTCATAGCCTTGGCTTCCTCTCACAGTCTGAATTTCGTCATACAAGCCTTCAGCTCTAAGCCCCTTGCTTTGACCGACCCTCCATCACATCATGCCTCCTCCGCCTTCCCCACATCTCCATCATTCCTCCTTTGTGAGACAGCTTCACATTCTTAGATCCGCCTCCTCTTCTCTGACTTATCTCTCCATCTCCGGGGCTCGCTTTCAACGCCTTCCCAGGTGCATGCTGTCGAGCGGCGTTAAAATAACTCCAGTTAAATGGGCACAGGGGGGCGAAAGGAGGAAGGGAAGGGAGTAGCCGACTCCAGAAGGCAGAGTCAGGatggaaaataaacacagggGAGATGGAGATATACCACCACGTATCTTGCTATGTTTATTGGCAGTATTTCACTCCAGATGCTCTTGGGCAGCACAGCGAGCACCCAGCAAAGACCGATTGTGTTTATTTGAGCGCTGGTTTCACCTGCTGTGTGCTCCGTGACTTAAAGCTTGGCGACTGACCTCTTGTGCACACACATTCTTGAACATATTTTCCATATACTCAACGCTGAGATTACTCACACCACACACGTTCTAGTGTGCACAAAGTGCACATGCCAACCGTggtgtgcagctgcagcaatTTCCCCGAGTCCCTAAACATCGTAGCTGTGAACGGACCCGAGGTGACTCGCAGAATGAATTCACTGTAGGTGTCCTATTTTCTGTGCTTCCCTTCCTAAAGTTTCCGTGGAAGTTTTCTCCCAaaggttgttttgttgtgaGTCACAGGTAGAAACTAGTGTCTACAGGAAGATATGTGtaagaaaagatgtttttttttttttttttttttttttttctttggtaagATGTAGTCATTCAGGGGATGGATGCGACTGGCAGCTGTTGGGCTGGATGACTTGTAGGGTTGTGTAATTCTCCAGGGAGGCCAGGGGGGGTTCTCCCTGAGCTTCACCACACTTTGTGCCCCAGCTGTCAGCTCCTGGCTTCCACTGCTTCAACAGATCTCACAGGAAAGGAACCAGAGTTCTGCTGCCTGGAAATAACCGAAGACTTAAGGAGAGAGGAGCTGATAATCTTCCAAAGAACATTTGATGGCACAGATATTGAGGACAAAAGTTAATGTGTCCATCTGCCACTGAAAGAAACCATCTGGGcctcctttttgtttcttggcTCGATCATTTCGCTAGTGCATGCTCTTATATAACTTAAAGCTCCGCTCTTGGCCTTGTGTGTTTTGGGACATATGCTGTGTGTTCTGAAACCATCACCTGACCCCCCCATGAGTCTCCTGAATGACCGTCAGCCCAGCATAGTACAGTCCTGATATATAGGTCCGAATACaatagaaaatattttattgatccCATAGACTATCAAATAATTGagaattaaatattaatatgttCAAAGTAATATGAATACTTTTAAGGTAAATGGTGAGTTAcaagaagccaaaaaaaaaaataggaaaatacattttgaagcTGAAACAACATGAATCAATATGAGAACATTGGTTCAGCTGTACTTGTGTGTTAGAGTTAGGTttgtctcactctctctctctcaaaaaaaaaaaaaagcctatcaCACAAATTACTCCTTTCTTAAAAATCACAATGTTGCTCTTCTTAGTTACACCCCATAAAAATCCTGTGCAAACTTGTTTAactgtattttcatttgatgaCTCAGAATCATGTTTTGAGTGGCGTCGCCACGAGCGAACAAAGTTAAAAGTTGAGCACAAACCTGTCACATAATAAGGATGTTATTTATGCTCTGGAATAGAAGTCACAGATTACAACAAATATTAAAGCAAAGGTGGACAAAATGAGCTAATAaaagcaggaaacaaaaaaaaaaaaatacaaaagtgaCAGCAACAGCAGAGTTCAGCTGCCAGCACAgtttgtacttttattcaacaaATTCAGAGTACAGTAAAGATCTCTCCATAAATATTTCAGGTACTCAAGCATCAGCGTCCAGTGTCCCACATGAAGCATGAGCTGAGTGTTCACATACATGTATTGTGGTCAAACAACTTACTCAGTGTATGTTTTTCtcaacagaaacactgtggGAGGATGTGTGAAAGACAGACCGAGACATCCTGAGGGCCCGATCACAGCTCACCACTCCAAGGCAGATCATGGCTCCAATCTTTCTCCTGATtccggccctcctcctcctctcctgccagTTTTCAGATGCTCAGACCGTCAtcggctcttcctcctccttctcctccttggATGCACCCAAGAAGACTTTGCCTTCGCCAACCAAGCAGCCTGCGGGATTCTGGCCCTCTTTACCTCCCAGAGGGCGCAGCGATGTGCCCATCAGAGTAACGGGTCGCAGTCGGTCCACAACAGCAAATGCAGTGGATGTGGGGCAAAGCACGAGCCATACAAGTCCACAGTTCACTGCTTCTTTCACGTCGGCCCTTTCCACGCAGAATCTCAGCAGGGGGTCAGTTGTAGCTCAACCGACTGCCTCCAGACCGAGGACTGACACGTCTAGCCTGGCATCAAGCAGGGCTTTTACAAAGAGGGATACTACGACAAAACCTCCAACTCTTCCCACCGTGCCCTTCACTGCTCCGCCCAAACCTGAAGATCATGAACAAGCAACCATTTCAAATCCAGAGGAGGAAACTATGAAAGACACTGAGGATGAGGATTCACAAGGATCTGGATCTGGTGGGACTCCGACAGCAAAGATAGTGAAGGAGAACTCTCCCAGTCCCCCGCCAACAGTCGCTGATGAGATGGCACAACACCGGCCACCGGCTCAGACTGTAATATCACAAGTTTCTGATGTGAAATCCCCATCTCCGGagagtcagactgtaaatcCTCATCTGTTAATGCCCACACCAACAAGCACAACCCGCACGATTGCTGCAACACCAGAGACTACGACAGAAACCACTGTGGCAACAGAGCAAACACCTCAGATTAAAGTAATAACAGGTGAGAAATCGAAGCCGCCTGAAAAGATGCTTCATGGCAggcataaaaataaaatgccaCGCAGTGTCACAAATGTGtggttttctctcattttccagGTGAACTGGCAGCTGACACTCCTCCCACTGACAGAGGTCATCAGAAGCAGGACTCGGCTGCAGTCACTTCACCACGACCTGCATCGAACGCCACGCGCTCCTCAGATAAACTACTACAGACCGTGACGTCCCCAAGCCGGAGGAGCTCACAAGTACACACCACAAGGCCACAGACGACAACCGCGTCCACTGCTGGAGGGCTCACTGCCTCACAGACGACTGTGAGGACATCCCCCAAAGCCACAGCGACGCTCGGCAAAACAGCACAATCGGGACAGACGGCAACAAGCGTCGAGCCACCAAGAACAGGTAGGAGACCAGAGCCGTCTGTTCTGTGGTCTCGCAGCTTTGGCAGTTCCAAATGGAACTATTTGTGCAGCTGGAACTTTCTTAGTAGAAGAAttaaggagggggggggggggaaagggcTTCAAAGGAGGGAAAATGTCGAGACAGTTTTCCATGGAAAGTGGGGCTGTAGTTGTGTGGGTAGACGACAGTCATGGGAGAGAGGGGgctgagggggtggggggtgggggtggggggggggacatcGAAAGAGATAAGAgacaattggaaaaaaaagtaggGACTGAAAAGGAGACTGTTGGGTGTACAGATGAAAGAGGAGACAGGGTgagtgagcagtgtggctgaAGGAAAGGTACAGACACAGAAATGTAGGGGAGTGGAGCTGGTAATGAAATCCAGATgcagagagaaagggaggggaGGAAAGCTATGACACATGGAGCAGGAACCAGTTTCCAAgataccatttaaaaaaaaaacatcctcgtGACCTTTAAATGTTCCtgaaagaaacatttacatAACTAATACTGTCTGAGTTCACGGTCACATATATTctcatattttattgattttatctGACAGGAAAACTATTTTTCTGTGCACAATCAGATGATCTTGATTCAGTTGTATTCACCCATTCCTCATTAATTCTCACTACTTAATATGCAGTAAAAATCTGCTTCATATGCCACTGAAACCTGTGATACACAAAGCAGAAGTCTGCAAAGCTCCAGCTTGCATTTCTGCTAATACAAGCAAGGTGATTAATCAGTGAGAGATATTGCattgaaaaactgttttctttacaCAATGGAAGATGAATCAAGCCACTTATAAATTTTTGATATGCAACAAAGGTCTCAAAGTTTGCATATTGTACTACAGTGAAGTTGCATAAGTTCATTCTCACCTCACTACAAGAAGGTTCCAGATTGGAGTCCAAGCTAATGagcctctgtggagtttgcatgtgcttCCTGTGTCCTTCTTTAAATGTCCCATAGGTGTGATTTTGAATCAATCAATTTTACTTTGATGGGGTTTAATGGGCCTGACAGTATTATTAAATTAGTTCATTAAACTTAACGATTAACTCCTAATAAATATGGAGTCACTGAGCAACACAAGAGGATGGAGAGCacaaaaacagtctgaaaagcacaaagaatcAGAGGAGATCATACTGCGGCTCTCAAAGTGGTTTACAGATAAAGATAGCAGAGGGAATGATTACTGAGTGAGAAATGTCAAGACAGAATGAACTTAACCAGAGATGTTATTCAGCTGAAGGTACAGAAAGTCTCCAAAGATCTCAACACTCCTGATGCTGAGTTTTCAAATCATAAATGTAAAACCTAATGATTATGgcctgtctttgtgtgtgtcacaAGATGAATATAAAGTTGTTTTGACTGGTTTGTCCACTACGCTGGACTTTCTTTGtgtgactttttaaaatgaattacaCTCgttcatgcatgtgtgtgatttttttttttttttattgggtCATGCTCATGAGTGTATTtcctcagaaataaaacaagatgtTCATTCTTCAGTTCACTGCAGCACATGAACATATAGAGCAGTGTTGGTAGTATTTGCACATAGGGTAGAATACTCGGGTAAGAGGGTACGTTTAAATACATCCAGCTGTGTAATGTGATCGGCACATCTGGAATGTGTCTGGACATTGCCGTTCGGAAAAAAGTCTGCGGGAAGGAAGTAAAACGTAActttatataaataaagaagTTTGGGTGTAATCTGTAGGAGGCGCTCTTCTCTTACAGTACGTGAaacctgtgtgcatgtgtgtgtgtttgcgtgtgtgcgtttgtgtgatAGGAGGGATAGAGTGACACAGAAGTCCAGAAAGTCAAGCGCATGCCGTAGTGAGTCAGTCGGTATGTCGGCTTTATGGGTGTTTCTCAACATGGTGAGCAACTAAAGTCCTGGAGGTGGCTGATGGTTTGATTGTTTTACCACTGATCTACTTTTTCCACCATCTGTCAAGTTTAAATGGGCCTGAAAATAGTAAAGAACTTGCCCATGAACCAGCTGTTTGCCATTTCTCTAGTAGTTATGATATTAAAACTCACCCTGCCTGTTTGGTGTATTCTTGCTTTATTGCAGAGTAGCCTTTAAAGCGCTCAGTGATGAATGGCTCTATGATTATTATGCAGTTGGGTGGAGCCATTGCAGCAGATTAAGGTGGAGTTGCCTTAGACAAACAAAAGTATTTGCATTGGAAATTCCTGAGACAAGGTGTTTTGTCCCATGTGGTCGTCTCGCATTGTATAATACAGTGAATTTCAACAGTTTCCCTGATTTGTGCATGTATTCTGTCATTACACTGTGTTGCATAATACATAGTCTTGTTAATTACATAATCTAATCCAATTAAAATCtcaataatttctttttttttcagatgagtTTTTCCTCAGTTAAATAGTTTTTATGAACATAATGTGCTTATTGATGTTGTCTCCACATAACAGAACATTTTTGTACATGCTGGGCTGCCATTTTGGCTGTATTAACTTTTGTCAGCACCTGCACTGTGCCCTTGTCTTTGAACGCACATTTTGAGTTGCATATGCATTGTAGGTCACATCACTGAAGTTTCACTTTTCCACCAGCACAAATgaccacacatgcacacaccaacATAAATATGTCATCTTACACACAACACAACTAATTACAGTACCaaaggaaaattaaaatttagtctttttttaacctttttttaaaactgaaaatatggaTTTGAGAATTTAAAATggcttgttttattgttttggaaACCACTGGTAACCCTTGGACCCTCACAGATCTGATCAAGCTGCCATTAGAGTCTCAGAAGTGCCAAATGCTTTACTTTAGCGGTGATCTACAACCCTCCAGTGGCACTTTGTAGTACTGCATGTAGGTTTACATGATTACTCTGCAGATATATGGCATGAAAGCCATTTGATTTATGTGCTTCATATTTTTGGTACCATGTAAaacctctgtctttttttttttttgttttcaggatcTTCTTCTGTCATCACCTCCAGTCTTGAGCCAGTCACCGGTGTGAGATTTGGCCCCACAAATCAGCCTGGAATGGGTCAGAGAAATCGCTCGCTGATGATTGGCCATCCTCACCAAGCTCCTCATTCCACAACAGATCCAGCCCCCTCTCCGAGTGCCGGACCCTACTTTAACGGCACGCGTCTTTACTGGGGCGATTTGAGCCGGACGCTGGCCTTCGCCTGGGAACTGCATGTCTACGGCTCTGCCagtctcttcctcctgctgtttgcTGGAGCCGCTCTCGGGCTTACTCTGTCCCCGAGCACAAACTGTCCTCATCGAGGCGCTCTTGCACTTGCGAAcgcctttttgtttttggcagGAGGGCTCAGAGCGACTCTCTTTTTCGTCGACCCCTATGGCACACGGAAACTACTTCCCCACTCCGCAGTCACGGCCCTGTACAACTTACCTCTACACCTGCTGGTGTGGACCCAGGCCACCCTGGCACTGCTGGCATTGAGGGCAGCAGGAATAAGTGTGTTGCCTTCCACTCTGGAGCGCCCCCCGCTGGTAGCTGTGCTGGCCGTGTTGCAGTGCACTTTGCTCCTGGCAGCTGACCTGCTGTCcccggctctgtctcctgtgGTTCCAGTCACACTTCAGGTCCTGTCCCTGTGTTGGGGGCTCGGCCTCTGTCTGGGCTTTCTTTGCTATGTCTTTCCACGTATTCGCTGCCCCGCTCTTCCACACCCTGGAGCCCCTGAAGAGTCCAGGAGGAAGGCTTGGGTAGGCAGCAGGAGGTTAGGAGTTATTCTGGCGCGAGTGCTGGCCGCCTGTGCAGTTTTAGGGGCTTTGTGTTGTGGATTGCATGTCCACGCCACCTTTTGGCTCTATGGACTTTTAGGGGATTGGATACGCTTTAACTGGGGGTGGTGGTTGGTTCACTTCTGGGCCCGGCTTCTGGAACTGGCTTGGGGTTTCTCCCTCCTAGTCCTAAGCTCCTGGGTGTTCTGGAGGCCTCGGGATTGCCGtggaagggaggaagagggTCAAGACAGTAGAGTAGGGGGAGACCTGCCGTCCCCTGGCCAGTCTGTAAATTCTAATCAGAGACATACCTGCTGGTCTAAGATTGTCCAGAGCCTGAAAGGGAGACCCAGTAGAAAATCCGACAGTAACGGAGTGGGAGGCGGAATCGCAGTACCAGGGGAGGTCCCGAACAACTGGGCTGGTCAGGAGCGTCCTGGGGCTGACATTAGCAAGAGCCTGATCAGGAACCAAAATCACGAGCAAGCCATTGCTCCGCCACGATGCGTCAAAGACAGCAACCGGGGACGTAATCACAGGGGCCACTCTGCAGAACGAGGCATATCCGACGGCTCCACCGgttctctgctgagactgcaaGCATTGGGCCTGCCTCCGCAGCGCTCGGTGAGCGGCAGTTTGGATCAGGACAGGGACACATCACTGTCTCTTTACGACTTTGATCTGCGACCCCCGTCCCCCATCGATCTGACTCGCAGCATTGATGAAGCCCTTCACAGAGAACACCTGCTCGGCACAGGAAGCCTGTTTCATCCTCTGAACCAGCCCTCGCCATCTCCATCTCCGGGGTCCGGGGCCAGCCAAGGGCCCTGGCTCCGCAGGAACAGTGATCCTCAGTTGCTTTCTGATAGTAGTGATGCCCCAACAGAGTCTTCCATGCCACTGGGGGGCAGTGTTCTCAGTAGTGTGCCCAGCAGGCAGGTGACTGCACCTCCAACACCTTCCCACCAGGGTCACAGGTGGGCTGGTAACGGGTTAGGAAGTGTCCCTTCTTCAGTGTCCTGCCCCGTTTCTCTTCGTCCTTCCAGAACTTCATCCGGGCACCTTGAGGACGGCGTGGACGACACGCGGCCGTTCATAACGCCAGACTCTGAGAGGGTCCCAGGGAGAGCTGCAAAACCAGTGGGCTCACGCAGCTACCTGGAAGTCAGTCGACATGAGGATTCTGCCAGTGTCAGCAGTGAAATTATTGACCTATAAACCAAACTTTTGGCTAGAGGACGAGCAGATACAGCAATTCCACAAATACTGCTTCTAACCAAGATTCAGCacactttgaaaatattttgtcattaaactgcctaaagtatttattttcattgacaTGAACATCAAGAAGAGATTATAGGTGATAAATGTAtcttttagttgtctttcacgtCTTCTAGAGGTGTATCAGCTGTGTTTTTGAAGcagaaatgttaaatattttactCCAGAAGTAAAGCTGGTTGCTTAAGTGAAGTGGTTCACAAAGACACAATGATGATATGGTTCACCTCTGGGGGACGCCTCAGAGATTCGGTTGGAggggctgcagcagcacgtGACATCTGGCAGGCACAGTGTTCTTAAAGGATTGTGAGGGGCTTGTTATCCATCACTCTGAGAACCTCTGATACAGCACATATGAACCAGACAGCACAATGTCTTCTGAAGTGTTAATTTTTTCCTCCCATGCTCATGCATTTCTTCTTTTACTTGTCTGCATAACACTGGCATAACAAAGTACACCATTCATACACAAATACCCTGGCTTCACATTTCTGAAGCTGATCCAAAGTCCAAAGTTGTGAAGTGAACAAAGCTTCGGGATAATCACCACAATAATGAAAGGCAAAAGACAAATGTGAAGCTCAtgctgttgtttctgtgaaTCCCATGTCTGCATATAATTGGTTGTGAATTGACTTGCTTTTATAGGACATACAGTACTTCTCGTCTTCCATATGTCAGTTTGCTTTGTATTGTCAAGATGTGCCATACATATTCATGGTTGGTTTTTGTGCTATTTATAATAGGTGTACAAACCCCAAATTTGGGTTAACCTCCTCGACATGTTAGTGTCAGTACATAGTGACTCAGCTGCATATGACTACGCCTAAGCTCTTAACTCCCTGCTGCTGTTGCACTTGTCCACTTTGCCTTGTACCTTCAAACTGATTACACAAAGAGGTATGCAGTATGCGCTTCGGTGTGTTACTGCTGGAAATGAACTACGCTGTTAATGGACACAACTGACTCAAAATTAATTTTGTTATGTTAATTTGGTGCAGGTCAAAGCTTTCAAATTAATAGTTATGCATCACTGAAGCCACTGACTGCATTTTGGTTGAGTTTGCATCCAAATATTTACAATAGTTATGGTCTGTTGCATTAGGTGGACTCAAACAGTTTGATCAGTATGCACATACTTCACGGCTTTGCAGGGCTGCAACGCACAAGACTGGCTTTGCGCAAACTCCAGATCTATTATCGTAGACAGAATACAATAACACAGCACTTAACTGTAAGCCTGAGCACTAGACTGAAGTATTTTACTACCCAAGAGAAAAATATCTTTCAAATATATGACGTATGAGTGACAATGTAAATATAGTTATTTTTGATGTTCATGAATAAAGGTGTAAAATGGTCATAGTTGTTACTGTGAAAGACAATCTAAGGTGGCATTGTGCGTCTGAGCTGTGCAGACTGTTTAGGACACGCAGAGCTGTGACAGCTGACACTTGATCGCTTACTTTCAGAGCTGTGCTCAGGATTGTAATAATTGAACAGGTTCAGTTAACAGTCCAGATCTGCAGGattttgtctgtgtttttgtcttctctGTCATGAGAAGATGACAAATGAGTTTCGGGAGTGAAAAGGACACAATGCCGACGTGGAACGATATTCAAGCTGCTCCTGATATTGAACGCGTGTCCGGGGTGCCCTTCACAGTCCCGTGTTGAAAACGTTGTTCTGattgtttcaggaaaaacatAGACGTGCTGAATTAGATTGATCTCTGCAATGCTATTTTGGAATGCCGTTTTGAATATATAGTAATAACAGAATATTTTTTCAAAGTGGACAAACATGAAATGGTTTAAAACTGATTTACTTTGCCTCTGTTCCTAAAAAGAACCAAGACCTGTCTTCTCTGGTTACCTCGGGGTGACTTGCAGTAGCTCCCAGTGTTGTGAGATGCTTGACTTGTTTAGTATTTACAGTTAAATGGCCTTTTGTTGCTGTCTACATTCCAGTAAatccttgtgtttttttcatcatgGCCCTCGTGGTTCTTGTAGTGTTCCCACCAAACATTACGTGCCATAGAATCAATGTGCCCCCTTCAGTCATAAATTTCAGTTACAGCTGTTTATTTTGCTCTTTCAACTTGTGTTTATGTATTTCTTGCAGCATTTTGTGTCtatattcaaattaaaaaaacgtCCAAACTTAAAATCCTTTTGCTGTGATGTGTGAGATGTCGTTTTCTGTCGTTCATGTTTTTGATATGATGGTACGATGAAGATAGCTGTAATCGCccaaaaaatactaaaaattGAAGAGTTTTCATCTAATTGGTATGGACTTTCTCAAAGTTTTTATCCCAATGAAGGCTAAATAGATTTTTATGGTCTCCACTCACACATGTAGCAAAGCATGATTTCCCCCGTCAACCCATTCAAGGTCTTCATTTTTCATATGATCATATAATGGGAGGGGAGATAACACTAATCTCCTTCAAAATCTAATTTGAGAGGTAAAATAGCTGTCATCTCCAAAACTGACTGATA
The DNA window shown above is from Salarias fasciatus chromosome 20, fSalaFa1.1, whole genome shotgun sequence and carries:
- the LOC115407840 gene encoding proline-rich transmembrane protein 3, producing the protein MAPIFLLIPALLLLSCQFSDAQTVIGSSSSFSSLDAPKKTLPSPTKQPAGFWPSLPPRGRSDVPIRVTGRSRSTTANAVDVGQSTSHTSPQFTASFTSALSTQNLSRGSVVAQPTASRPRTDTSSLASSRAFTKRDTTTKPPTLPTVPFTAPPKPEDHEQATISNPEEETMKDTEDEDSQGSGSGGTPTAKIVKENSPSPPPTVADEMAQHRPPAQTVISQVSDVKSPSPESQTVNPHLLMPTPTSTTRTIAATPETTTETTVATEQTPQIKVITGELAADTPPTDRGHQKQDSAAVTSPRPASNATRSSDKLLQTVTSPSRRSSQVHTTRPQTTTASTAGGLTASQTTVRTSPKATATLGKTAQSGQTATSVEPPRTGSSSVITSSLEPVTGVRFGPTNQPGMGQRNRSLMIGHPHQAPHSTTDPAPSPSAGPYFNGTRLYWGDLSRTLAFAWELHVYGSASLFLLLFAGAALGLTLSPSTNCPHRGALALANAFLFLAGGLRATLFFVDPYGTRKLLPHSAVTALYNLPLHLLVWTQATLALLALRAAGISVLPSTLERPPLVAVLAVLQCTLLLAADLLSPALSPVVPVTLQVLSLCWGLGLCLGFLCYVFPRIRCPALPHPGAPEESRRKAWVGSRRLGVILARVLAACAVLGALCCGLHVHATFWLYGLLGDWIRFNWGWWLVHFWARLLELAWGFSLLVLSSWVFWRPRDCRGREEEGQDSRVGGDLPSPGQSVNSNQRHTCWSKIVQSLKGRPSRKSDSNGVGGGIAVPGEVPNNWAGQERPGADISKSLIRNQNHEQAIAPPRCVKDSNRGRNHRGHSAERGISDGSTGSLLRLQALGLPPQRSVSGSLDQDRDTSLSLYDFDLRPPSPIDLTRSIDEALHREHLLGTGSLFHPLNQPSPSPSPGSGASQGPWLRRNSDPQLLSDSSDAPTESSMPLGGSVLSSVPSRQVTAPPTPSHQGHRWAGNGLGSVPSSVSCPVSLRPSRTSSGHLEDGVDDTRPFITPDSERVPGRAAKPVGSRSYLEVSRHEDSASVSSEIIDL